The proteins below come from a single Oncorhynchus gorbuscha isolate QuinsamMale2020 ecotype Even-year linkage group LG12, OgorEven_v1.0, whole genome shotgun sequence genomic window:
- the LOC123991272 gene encoding neutral cholesterol ester hydrolase 1-like isoform X2, with protein sequence MLRGDAAQALGLCHSVHMLNSVVSRLEVIEPWSSPTVRVTDSALGGVPARVFQPVGGGAKLRRGVLYFHGGGWALGSGRMRSYDLLCRRMAEELDTVVVSVDYRLAPDSVFPDQYHDALAASRAFLSPEVLQRFGVNPARVGVSGDSSGGNLAAAVAQRISVDDSMSVKFSIQALIYPVLQALDLNTPSYQQNHNVPILHRHLMARFWLIYLGADPSLLPHLLSSPSSLLHPSISPSIRSHLNWTSLLAAKHQKHYRPVGIETGSREVTGIVPGLVDVRAAPLLAEQGILGRTPRAYVMTCEFDVLRDDGLMYARRLQDAGVTVTSVHYDDGFHGCMVFSFWPFLSSVGQRSLDNYIQWLDHNL encoded by the exons ATGCTACGG ggtgaTGCGGCGCAAGCTCTAGGGTTGTGTCACAGTGTCCATATGTTGAACTCTGTGGTGTCTCGGTTGGAGGTGATTGAGCCATGGTCTAGTCCTACTGTACGTGTCACTGACTCCGCCTTGGGGGGCGTGCCTGCACGAGTGTTCCAGCCAGTTGGAGGAGGAGCCAAGCTCAGGAGGGGAGTGCTTTACTTCCATGGTGGGGGATGGGCCCTTGGCAGCGGAC gaatgAGATCTTATGACCTGCTGTGTAGGAGGATGGCTGAAGAGCTAGATACAGTCGTTGTGTCGGTTGA TTACCGCTTGGCCCCTGATTCAGTGTTTCCAGACCAGTACCATGATGCTCTAGCAGCGTCCAGGGCCTTCCTGTCCCCAGAGGTCTTGCAGCGCTTTGGGGTCAACCCAGCCAGGGTGGGGGTGTCTGGAGACAGCTCTGGGGGGAACCTCGCTGCAGCCGTGGCCCAGCGG ATTTCTGTAGATGACAGTATGAGTGTGAAGTTCAGTATCCAGGCGTTGATCTACCCAGTCCTCCAGGCTCTAGACCTGAACACCCCGTCCTACCAACAGAACCACAATGTACCCATCCTGCACCGACACCTCATGGccag GTTCTGGCTGATTTACCTGGGGgctgatccctctctcctccctcatctcctctcctccccctcctccctccttcatccctccatctctccttccatccgtTCTCATCTCAACTGGACCTCCCTGCTCGCGGCCAAACACCAAAAGCATTACCGGCCCGTTGGCATAGAGACTGGGTCGCGGGAGGTCACGGGGATAGTGCCGGGGTTGGTGGATGTGCGAGCGGCGCCGTTGCTTGCAGAACAGGGGATTCTGGGTAGAACGCCGCGAGCGTACGTGATGACGTGTGAGTTCGATGTTCTGAGGGACGATGGGTTGATGTACGCCAGGAGACTACAGGACGCGGGCGTCACGGTTACCAGTGTTCACTATGACGACGGTTTCCACGGCTGCATGGTCTTCTCCTTTTGGCCGTTTTTGTCCTCCGTTGGCCAGAGGAGTCTGGACAACTACATCCAGTGGCTAGACCACAACCTCTAG
- the LOC123991272 gene encoding neutral cholesterol ester hydrolase 1-like isoform X1, producing the protein MRLRWSGGVLLSVAAAYYVYTPLPSAVSEPWKLILLDALFRSFIHAGDAAQALGLCHSVHMLNSVVSRLEVIEPWSSPTVRVTDSALGGVPARVFQPVGGGAKLRRGVLYFHGGGWALGSGRMRSYDLLCRRMAEELDTVVVSVDYRLAPDSVFPDQYHDALAASRAFLSPEVLQRFGVNPARVGVSGDSSGGNLAAAVAQRISVDDSMSVKFSIQALIYPVLQALDLNTPSYQQNHNVPILHRHLMARFWLIYLGADPSLLPHLLSSPSSLLHPSISPSIRSHLNWTSLLAAKHQKHYRPVGIETGSREVTGIVPGLVDVRAAPLLAEQGILGRTPRAYVMTCEFDVLRDDGLMYARRLQDAGVTVTSVHYDDGFHGCMVFSFWPFLSSVGQRSLDNYIQWLDHNL; encoded by the exons ATGAGGCTCCGCTGGTCCGGGGGCGTGCTGCTGTCGGTGGCGGCTGCCTATTACGTCTATACTCCGTTACCGAGTGCGGTGAGCGAGCCCTGGAAGCTCATTCTGCTGGACGCGCTGTTCCGGAGCTTCATACATGCG ggtgaTGCGGCGCAAGCTCTAGGGTTGTGTCACAGTGTCCATATGTTGAACTCTGTGGTGTCTCGGTTGGAGGTGATTGAGCCATGGTCTAGTCCTACTGTACGTGTCACTGACTCCGCCTTGGGGGGCGTGCCTGCACGAGTGTTCCAGCCAGTTGGAGGAGGAGCCAAGCTCAGGAGGGGAGTGCTTTACTTCCATGGTGGGGGATGGGCCCTTGGCAGCGGAC gaatgAGATCTTATGACCTGCTGTGTAGGAGGATGGCTGAAGAGCTAGATACAGTCGTTGTGTCGGTTGA TTACCGCTTGGCCCCTGATTCAGTGTTTCCAGACCAGTACCATGATGCTCTAGCAGCGTCCAGGGCCTTCCTGTCCCCAGAGGTCTTGCAGCGCTTTGGGGTCAACCCAGCCAGGGTGGGGGTGTCTGGAGACAGCTCTGGGGGGAACCTCGCTGCAGCCGTGGCCCAGCGG ATTTCTGTAGATGACAGTATGAGTGTGAAGTTCAGTATCCAGGCGTTGATCTACCCAGTCCTCCAGGCTCTAGACCTGAACACCCCGTCCTACCAACAGAACCACAATGTACCCATCCTGCACCGACACCTCATGGccag GTTCTGGCTGATTTACCTGGGGgctgatccctctctcctccctcatctcctctcctccccctcctccctccttcatccctccatctctccttccatccgtTCTCATCTCAACTGGACCTCCCTGCTCGCGGCCAAACACCAAAAGCATTACCGGCCCGTTGGCATAGAGACTGGGTCGCGGGAGGTCACGGGGATAGTGCCGGGGTTGGTGGATGTGCGAGCGGCGCCGTTGCTTGCAGAACAGGGGATTCTGGGTAGAACGCCGCGAGCGTACGTGATGACGTGTGAGTTCGATGTTCTGAGGGACGATGGGTTGATGTACGCCAGGAGACTACAGGACGCGGGCGTCACGGTTACCAGTGTTCACTATGACGACGGTTTCCACGGCTGCATGGTCTTCTCCTTTTGGCCGTTTTTGTCCTCCGTTGGCCAGAGGAGTCTGGACAACTACATCCAGTGGCTAGACCACAACCTCTAG
- the LOC123991272 gene encoding neutral cholesterol ester hydrolase 1-like isoform X3: protein MLNSVVSRLEVIEPWSSPTVRVTDSALGGVPARVFQPVGGGAKLRRGVLYFHGGGWALGSGRMRSYDLLCRRMAEELDTVVVSVDYRLAPDSVFPDQYHDALAASRAFLSPEVLQRFGVNPARVGVSGDSSGGNLAAAVAQRISVDDSMSVKFSIQALIYPVLQALDLNTPSYQQNHNVPILHRHLMARFWLIYLGADPSLLPHLLSSPSSLLHPSISPSIRSHLNWTSLLAAKHQKHYRPVGIETGSREVTGIVPGLVDVRAAPLLAEQGILGRTPRAYVMTCEFDVLRDDGLMYARRLQDAGVTVTSVHYDDGFHGCMVFSFWPFLSSVGQRSLDNYIQWLDHNL from the exons ATGTTGAACTCTGTGGTGTCTCGGTTGGAGGTGATTGAGCCATGGTCTAGTCCTACTGTACGTGTCACTGACTCCGCCTTGGGGGGCGTGCCTGCACGAGTGTTCCAGCCAGTTGGAGGAGGAGCCAAGCTCAGGAGGGGAGTGCTTTACTTCCATGGTGGGGGATGGGCCCTTGGCAGCGGAC gaatgAGATCTTATGACCTGCTGTGTAGGAGGATGGCTGAAGAGCTAGATACAGTCGTTGTGTCGGTTGA TTACCGCTTGGCCCCTGATTCAGTGTTTCCAGACCAGTACCATGATGCTCTAGCAGCGTCCAGGGCCTTCCTGTCCCCAGAGGTCTTGCAGCGCTTTGGGGTCAACCCAGCCAGGGTGGGGGTGTCTGGAGACAGCTCTGGGGGGAACCTCGCTGCAGCCGTGGCCCAGCGG ATTTCTGTAGATGACAGTATGAGTGTGAAGTTCAGTATCCAGGCGTTGATCTACCCAGTCCTCCAGGCTCTAGACCTGAACACCCCGTCCTACCAACAGAACCACAATGTACCCATCCTGCACCGACACCTCATGGccag GTTCTGGCTGATTTACCTGGGGgctgatccctctctcctccctcatctcctctcctccccctcctccctccttcatccctccatctctccttccatccgtTCTCATCTCAACTGGACCTCCCTGCTCGCGGCCAAACACCAAAAGCATTACCGGCCCGTTGGCATAGAGACTGGGTCGCGGGAGGTCACGGGGATAGTGCCGGGGTTGGTGGATGTGCGAGCGGCGCCGTTGCTTGCAGAACAGGGGATTCTGGGTAGAACGCCGCGAGCGTACGTGATGACGTGTGAGTTCGATGTTCTGAGGGACGATGGGTTGATGTACGCCAGGAGACTACAGGACGCGGGCGTCACGGTTACCAGTGTTCACTATGACGACGGTTTCCACGGCTGCATGGTCTTCTCCTTTTGGCCGTTTTTGTCCTCCGTTGGCCAGAGGAGTCTGGACAACTACATCCAGTGGCTAGACCACAACCTCTAG